A single window of Plasmodium malariae genome assembly, chromosome: 8 DNA harbors:
- the PmUG01_08059600 gene encoding STP1 protein → MEKCFTSKRMVLGFEALILYKTPKFQRIKKYVREKTSSLKNEDNKNKFREGCLALAEYLIREKKTPPSQNPSTWEGTLKEWIKSHYKPLDKFGGCFMILDEEDKRILDLKYKLEDFCEEKKQKMKEIKCLKGGRTTSNNCNETCLNQIREYNAWINEKKLFFDENNSFIKNKCKNGISLFQKKNCNILDTKTFNELPICNVEPPSASTQSETEVIKENPQDNDQKRDEYSFNSKGLTEAESKIPFEENAETIQKVELELGTASEKENQPGQENQLITLSHSEVSDEDVTLKKTHLKLPSAVPTLNATENSLVEDQILSGPITIFTESNQTQGLQVPSTISSPDVLSASSSPTIFQSSVNPGPVGNSHNKYISSILIISLVILVFSLFIKYILIGLFKKKVKVKRRHVKFLRILLPSFSDRKSKSLSRDLLEHSTFDKEEIIKKIKIHENSIEKNVNALYQKKDRSLTIIEVHMQVFEEFKNEEWEYQKLEFLEICLDEFTKGEYITKPNLTNDEKIIKNIKNSSNIKRKQILWNKLVERHRNLTKKFKEEEWFNNLKNEWKREQACLKKLEEPRNSISNEIQKVSFLEKEKDIWRQWISINSKVIEQQLEQYCFNGLTEEIINISETYQNEILLIDKELENKKIYEELYICIKKKVLAKLCVLLLMMVLEDCKKEEHIENKQLHLDSSISECMTEKNADEKLDITEKIRQTKNIPLESNKNKEIDDCIGEDCFRKEIEDWIREDCIYVNFIDNDTIIEKSNKIAEKYAS, encoded by the exons ATGGAAAAATGTTTTACATCG AAAAGGATGGTCCTAGGTTTTGAAGCATTAATCCTATATAAAACACCAAAATTCCaaagaattaaaaagtatGTAAGAGAGAAAACTAGTTCCTTAAAAAATGaggataataaaaacaaatttagaGAAGGATGCCTAGCATTGGCTGAATATCTAATTAGGGAAAAGAAAACACCACCTAGTCAAAATCCAAGTACATGGGAAGGAACATTAAAGGAATGGATAAAATCTCATTATAAACCACTAGATAAATTTGGTGGATGTTTTATGATTTTAGATGAGGAAGATAAACGAATTTtagatttaaaatataagttaGAAGATTTCTgcgaagaaaaaaaacaaaaaatgaaagaaataaaatgcCTTAAAGGGGGACGTACTACTTCAAATAATTGTAATGAAACATGCTTAAATCAAATTAGAGAATATAATGCTTggattaatgaaaaaaagttattctttgatgaaaataattcgtttattaaaaataaatgtaaaaatggaatatctctatttcaaaaaaagaattgcAACATACTAGATACTAAAACATTTAATGAACTTCCTATATGCAATGTAGAACCTCCATCTGCATCTACTCAAAGTGAAACTGAagtaataaaagaaaatccTCAAGATAATGATCAAAAACGAGAtgaatattcatttaattccAAAGGTCTAACCGAAGCAGAATCAAAAATTCCCTTCGAAGAGAATGCTGAAACTATACAAAAGGTTGAACTTGAACTGGGAACTGCATCTGAAAAGGAAAATCAACCTGGACAGGAAAATCAACTTATAACACTATCACACAGTGAAGTTTCAGATGAAGATGTTACCCTTAAAAAAACTCATTTAAAATTACCTTCCGCAGTTCCAACATTAAATGCAACAGAAAATTCTTTAGTTGAAGATCAAATATTATCAGGTCCTATTACAATATTTACTGAAAGTAATCAAACGCAAGGACTACAAGTTCCTTCAACTATTTCATCTCCTGATGTATTAAGTGCTAGCTCATCTCCTACAATTTTTCAGTCTTCCGTAAATCCAG GTCCAGTAGGAAATTCACATAACAAATACATATcatctattttaataatttctctAGTTATTCTagtattttccctttttattaag tacatattaatagggttgtttaaaaaaaaagtaaaggtAAAAAGAAGACACGTAAAATTCCTACGAATACTATTACCTTCATTTTCTGACAGAAAAAGTAAGAGTTTATCACGTGATCTTTTGGAACACTCTACATTTGATAAAGaagaaatcataaaaaaaataaaaatacatgaaaatagcattgaaaaaaatgtaaatgcgttatatcaaaaaaaggACAGGTCCCTAACTATTATAGAAGTGCATATGCAAGTATTTGAAGAAttcaaaaatgaagaatgggaatatcaaaaattagaatttttagaaatatgtCTAGATGAATTCACAAAAGGGGAATATATAACCAAACCTAATTTAACAAATGATGAAAAGAtaatcaaaaatattaaaaatagcagtaatattaaaagaaaacaaattttatggAATAAGTTGGTAGAAAGACATAGAAACCtaactaaaaaatttaaagaagaagaatggtttaataatttgaaaaatgaatggaaaaGAGAACAAGcttgtttaaaaaaacttGAAGAACCAAGAAATTCCATTTCAAATGAAATTCAAAAAGTTTCATTcttagaaaaagaaaaagatatatggaGACAGTGGATATCAATTAATAGTAAGGTTATAGAACAACAATTGGAACAGTACTGTTTTAACGGATTGACagaagaaattataaatatttcagaAACTTACCAGAATGAAATATTACTAATAGATAAAGAATtagagaataaaaaaatctatgaagaattgtatatatgtataaaaaagaaagtacTAGCAAAACTGTGTGTACTTCTACTTATGATGGTTTTAGAAGACTGTAAAAAAGAGGAacatatagaaaataaacaattacATTTGGATAGTTCCATAAGTGAATGTATGACAGAAAAAAATGCAGATGAAAAACTAGATATTACAGAAAAAATACGTCAAACAAAGAATATCCCTTTagaaagtaataaaaataaggaaattgACGATTGTATAGGGGAAGACTGTTTCAGAAAGGAGATAGAAGACTGGATAAGAGAAgattgtatatatgtaaattttatagaCAATGACACCATAATAGAAAAATCTAATAAAATAGCAGAAAAATATGCTTCATAA